The Dama dama isolate Ldn47 chromosome 28, ASM3311817v1, whole genome shotgun sequence genome has a window encoding:
- the POPDC3 gene encoding popeye domain-containing protein 3, whose protein sequence is MEGNSSLWKNLIDEHPVCTIWKQEAEGAIYHLASILFVVGFMGGSGFFGLLYVFSLLGLGFLCSAIWAWVDVCAADIFSWNFILFVICFIRFVHIAYQVHSITFAREFQLLYSSLFQPLGTSLPDFRTIAMSSEVVTLEKEHCYAMQGKTSIDKLSLLVSGRIRVTVDGEFLHYIFPFQFLDSPEWDSLKPTEEGTFQVTLTAETDCRYVSWRRKKLYLLLAQHRYISRLFSVLIGSDIADKLYALNDRVYIGKRYHYDIRLPNFLQMSSPEMSKSSLTEHLQNSRRYCDK, encoded by the exons ATGGAAGGAAATTCAAGTTTATGGAAGAACCTAATCGATGAACACCCTGTCTGCACCATCTGGAAGCAGGAGGCTGAAGGAGCCATCTATCATCTGGCCAGTATTTTATTTGTAGTAGGTTTCATGGGTGGCAGTGGATTCTTTGGGCTCCTTTATGTCTTCAGTCTGCTGgggttgggttttctctgttctGCTATCTGGGCTTGGGTAGATGTCTGTGCAGCCGAcatattttcctggaattttatACTGTTTGTCATCTGCTTCATACGGTTTGTTCACATCGCCTATCAAGTCCACAGCATAACCTTTGCCCGAGAATTTCAGCTGTTGTACAGCTCCCTCTTCCAGCCTCTGGGGACCTCTTTGCCCGACTTCAGAACTATTGCTATGAGCTCAGAAGTGGTTACTCTGGAGAAGGAGCACTGCTATGCCATGCAGGGGAAAACCTCCATTGACAAACTCTCCCTGCTTGTCTCAGGAAG GATCAGAGTGACAGTTGATGGCGAATTTCTGCATTACATTTTCCCCTTCCAGTTCCTGGATTCTCCAGAATGGGACTCACTGAAACCCACAGAGGAAGGCACTTTTCAG GTAACCCTCACAGCAGAAACTGATTGTCGATATGTGtcttggaggagaaagaaattatACTTGCTCTTGGCTCAGCATCGGTATATCTCCCGCCTGTTTTCGGTTTTAATTGGCAGTGACATTGCAGATAAACTCTATGCCTTGAATGACAGGGTATACATAGGAAAAAGATACCATTACGATATTCGGTTACCCAACTTCCTTCAAATGTCAAGTCCTGAAATGTCCAAGTCATCCCTGACAGAACATTTGCAGAATTCCAGACGATATTGTGATAAATGA